In Zingiber officinale cultivar Zhangliang chromosome 6A, Zo_v1.1, whole genome shotgun sequence, a single genomic region encodes these proteins:
- the LOC121995568 gene encoding nuclear envelope-associated protein 2-like isoform X2, producing MQTGKWEFCFEAEKVEPLTASSSSLEVDPLLKDLTEKKLIFKKNVATLAAELKDVRHRLVSQEQSFAKEAHARKVAEMRAGSMEEEIGRLQMCLQEKDEELNATLSTTQQYTKELDVLKSQLSITQATADASVVSAKSAQTQCLDLLRDLDEKNSLLEAHEDRVNKLGKQIDLLQKDLKSRELSQRQLREEVLRIEKGIMDVVEIAGAKKDCEFRKILTEVLPKNIENINKHLTAKDEEIARLRDEIRVLSVHWKQQSEELQAQLEQQRRVDQELKKRIMKLEFCLQEARTQMRKFQKMGEKRDKAIKELKDQLATKQPNCSSCGNRVNFWERQGFKIIASMSMLVLVIFAKR from the exons ATGCAAACG GGAAAATGGGAATTctgctttgaag CGGAGAAAGTCGAGCCTTTGACCGCCTCTTCATCTTCTCTAGAGGTGGATCCACTTCTCAAGGATTTAACAGAGAAAAAGTTGATCTTTAAGAAGAACGTAGCTACGTTGGCAGCTGAGCTGAAAGATGTCAGGCACCGCTTGGTTTCGCAGGAGCAGTCTTTTGCGAAAGAGGCCCATGCTAGGAAG GTAGCAGAGATGAGAGCAGGGAGCATGGAAGAGGAAATAGGCCGGTTGCAGATGTGCTTGCAAGAGAAGGATGAGGAGCTCAATGCAACCTTGAGTACCACTCAGCAG TATACAAAGGAGTTGGATGTTTTAAAATCTCAACTGTCAATCACTCAAGCAACTGCTGATGCTAGTGTTGTATCAGCTAAATCAGCTCAAACTCAATGCTTAGATTTGTTAAGAGATCTGGATGAAAAAAATAGTTTGCTAGAAGCACATGAAGACAGAGTAAATAAACTTGGGAAGCAGATAGACCTTCTGCAAAAAGATCTCAAATCAAGAGAACTCTCACAAAGGCAACTAAGGGAGGAAGTATTGCGAATAGAGAAAGGAATAATGGATGTGGTTGAAATAGCTGGAGCTAAAAAGGACTGTGAATTTAGGAAGATTTTGACCGAAGTTTTGCCAAAGAACATTGAGAATATCAATAAGCATCTGACTGCAAAAGATGAAGAAATTGCTAGGTTGAGGGATGAGATTAGAGTCTTGTCTGTGCACTGGAAACAGCAAAGTGAGGAATTACAAGCACAG CTAGAACAACAACGTAGAGTTGATCAGGAGCTGAAGAAGAGGATAATGAAACTTGAATTTTGTCTTCAAGAAGCACGGACCCAGATGAGAAAATTTCAGAAG ATGGGTGAGAAAAGAGACAAGGCTATTAAGGAGTTAAAGGATCAATTGGCTACAAAGCAGCCGAACTGTTCAAGTTGCGGAAATAGAGTAAATTTTTGggagagacaagggtttaagatcATTGCTTCGATGTCTATGCTGGTCCTTGTTATTTTTGCAAAGAGATAG
- the LOC121995568 gene encoding nuclear envelope-associated protein 2-like isoform X1: MQTVSGKWEFCFEAEKVEPLTASSSSLEVDPLLKDLTEKKLIFKKNVATLAAELKDVRHRLVSQEQSFAKEAHARKVAEMRAGSMEEEIGRLQMCLQEKDEELNATLSTTQQYTKELDVLKSQLSITQATADASVVSAKSAQTQCLDLLRDLDEKNSLLEAHEDRVNKLGKQIDLLQKDLKSRELSQRQLREEVLRIEKGIMDVVEIAGAKKDCEFRKILTEVLPKNIENINKHLTAKDEEIARLRDEIRVLSVHWKQQSEELQAQLEQQRRVDQELKKRIMKLEFCLQEARTQMRKFQKMGEKRDKAIKELKDQLATKQPNCSSCGNRVNFWERQGFKIIASMSMLVLVIFAKR; encoded by the exons ATGCAAACGGTGTCG GGAAAATGGGAATTctgctttgaag CGGAGAAAGTCGAGCCTTTGACCGCCTCTTCATCTTCTCTAGAGGTGGATCCACTTCTCAAGGATTTAACAGAGAAAAAGTTGATCTTTAAGAAGAACGTAGCTACGTTGGCAGCTGAGCTGAAAGATGTCAGGCACCGCTTGGTTTCGCAGGAGCAGTCTTTTGCGAAAGAGGCCCATGCTAGGAAG GTAGCAGAGATGAGAGCAGGGAGCATGGAAGAGGAAATAGGCCGGTTGCAGATGTGCTTGCAAGAGAAGGATGAGGAGCTCAATGCAACCTTGAGTACCACTCAGCAG TATACAAAGGAGTTGGATGTTTTAAAATCTCAACTGTCAATCACTCAAGCAACTGCTGATGCTAGTGTTGTATCAGCTAAATCAGCTCAAACTCAATGCTTAGATTTGTTAAGAGATCTGGATGAAAAAAATAGTTTGCTAGAAGCACATGAAGACAGAGTAAATAAACTTGGGAAGCAGATAGACCTTCTGCAAAAAGATCTCAAATCAAGAGAACTCTCACAAAGGCAACTAAGGGAGGAAGTATTGCGAATAGAGAAAGGAATAATGGATGTGGTTGAAATAGCTGGAGCTAAAAAGGACTGTGAATTTAGGAAGATTTTGACCGAAGTTTTGCCAAAGAACATTGAGAATATCAATAAGCATCTGACTGCAAAAGATGAAGAAATTGCTAGGTTGAGGGATGAGATTAGAGTCTTGTCTGTGCACTGGAAACAGCAAAGTGAGGAATTACAAGCACAG CTAGAACAACAACGTAGAGTTGATCAGGAGCTGAAGAAGAGGATAATGAAACTTGAATTTTGTCTTCAAGAAGCACGGACCCAGATGAGAAAATTTCAGAAG ATGGGTGAGAAAAGAGACAAGGCTATTAAGGAGTTAAAGGATCAATTGGCTACAAAGCAGCCGAACTGTTCAAGTTGCGGAAATAGAGTAAATTTTTGggagagacaagggtttaagatcATTGCTTCGATGTCTATGCTGGTCCTTGTTATTTTTGCAAAGAGATAG
- the LOC121995569 gene encoding serine/threonine-protein kinase haspin homolog isoform X2: protein MASPTTGDGSDLWAEIVSQGEQPPAVPQVAVVYERRRRTASDTNPKQVQICRPSREWRVSFAPTKRPSWNRSLSTRGRESIVVATGVYFRPQVKQRGAPKRGKKGGRAKTGQDSPDFTKEKNYFLEVDSFELLEESPSPKNFSTWTMGAKQVAAVHDLPAILERWKISKLVSQCGSSQHLFKIMETPFSVPSVLGSCGSSNNLTDKTPERDLRTKLPSKFGSYKESRKPELVSNSSIRNLVDNSIVASFDSLSIKEKEVENGICENAEILQEVHVSSESKKATQIDASQFTTSDGEYLKAFDQLLMICRQSAPISLGEVFSRHCELSSIAKIGEGTYGEAFKAGQTVCKVVPIDGDLLVNGEVQKKSEEVLEEVMLSLTLNSLRGRQKETNTKNACSGFIETKDFCICRGPYDDGLISAWEDWDAVHGSENDHPKEFVENQCYIVFVLADGGKDLESFVLGNYDEARSLLVQATIALAVAESACEFEHRDLHWGNILLTDTKDTSTNFTLHGKKMGAKTFGLAISIIDFTLSRINTGEAILFLDLSADPGLFEGPKGDKQFETYRKMKDLTEDCWEGSFPKTNVLWLIYLVDILLTKKSFKRTAKDERDLRSFKKRLNEYGSATDSLSDTFFSDLLINDSE, encoded by the exons ATGGCTTCTCCGACGACAG GAGACGGAAGCGATCTCTGGGCGGAGATCGTCTCCCAAGGGGAGCAACCGCCGGCAGTGCCTCAAGTTGCTGTGGTTTACGAAAGAAGAAGGAGAACGGCCTCGGATACGAACCCTAAGCAAGTACAGAT ATGTAGACCGAGCAGGGAATGGCGAGTGAGCTTTGCCCCGACCAAGAGACCTAGCTGGAATCGATCCCTTTCCACCAG AGGAAGGGAAAGTATTGTAGTCGCAACGGGGGTGTATTTTAGACCCCAAGTCAAACAAAGAGGAGCACCCAAGAGAGGGAAGAAAGGAGGCAGAGCA AAAACTGGCCAGGATTCTCCAGATTTCACAAAGGAGAAGAATTACTTCCTAGAGGTTGACTCCTTTGAGTTACTGGAAGAGAGTCCTTCTCCTAAGAATTTTAGCACCTGGACCATGGGTGCAAAACAAGTTGCGGCTGTGCATGATTTGCCTGCCATTTTAGAGAGATGGAAAATCTCAAAACTTGTTTCGCAATGTGGCTCTTCACAACATTTATTTAAAATCATGGAAACGCCATTTTCAGTTCCTTCTGTACTTGGCAGTTGTGGTTCCTCCAACAATTTGACTGATAAAACACCTGAAAGGGATTTGAGGACAAAGCTTCCGTCAAAGTTTGGTTCATACAAGGAAAGCCGTAAACCAGAACTGGTTTCAAATAGTTCAATTAGAAATTTGGTTGATAACAGCATTGTGGCTTCCTTTGATTCACTTAGCATAAAGGAAAAAGAAGTAGAAAATGGGATATGTGAAAATGCAGAAATCTTGCAAGAAGTGCATGTCTCCAGTGAGTCAAAAAAAGCTACTCAAATTGATGCATCACAATTTACGACATCCGATGGGGAATATCTGAAGGCATTTGACCAACTTCTGATGATTTGCCGACAATCTGCGCCAATCAGTCTTGGAGAAGTCTTCTCTAGACACTG TGAGTTGAGCAGTATTGCCAAAATTGGTGAAGGCACATATGGGGAGGCTTTCAAAGCTGGTCAAACTGTTTGCAAAGTAGTACCTATTGATGGAGATCTGTTAGTAAATGGAGAAGTTCAGAAG AAATCTGAGGAAGTGCTTGAGGAAGTTATGCTTTCTTTGACATTAAATAGCTTAAGAGGTAGACAAAAGGAAACTAACACTAAAAATGCATGCTCTGGCTTCATTGAAACAAAAGA TTTTTGCATCTGCCGAGGACCCTATGATGATGGATTGATTAGTGCTTGGGAAGATTGGGATGCAGTGCATGGTTCTGAAAATGATCATCCCAAAGAGTTCGTGGAGAATCAG TGCTATATAGTATTTGTACTTGCTGATGGCGGGAAAGATCTGGAAAGTTTTGTACTAGGTAACTATGATGAGGCTCGAAGTTTATTGGTGCAA GCTACTATTGCTTTGGCTGTGGCGGAAAGTGCTTGCGAGTTTGAACATCGAGATTTGCATTG GGGCAATATTCTTTTAACTGATACAAAAGATACTTCAACAAATTTTACTCTTCATGGAAAAAAGATGGGAGCTAAGACATTTGGGTTAGCTATTTCAATAATAGATTTTACTCTCTCCCGTATCAATACTG GCGAAGCTATATTATTTCTTGACTTGTCTGCTGATCCTGGACTCTTTGAGGGTCCAAAAGGAGATAAACAA TTTGAAACATACCGCAAAATGAAAGACTTAACTGAAGACTGTTGGGAAGGAAG TTTCCCCAAGACCAATGTTCTCTGGTTAATATATCTTGTGGATATCTTGTTGACAAAGAAATCATTT AAACGAACAGCAAAGGATGAGAGAGATCTTCGTTCTTTCAAAAAACGTTTGAATGAATATGGATCTGCTACAGATTCTCTCTCTGATACTTTCTTCAGCGACTTGCTGATCAATGATTCAGAATGA
- the LOC121995569 gene encoding serine/threonine-protein kinase haspin homolog isoform X1: protein MASPTTGDGSDLWAEIVSQGEQPPAVPQVAVVYERRRRTASDTNPKQVQICRPSREWRVSFAPTKRPSWNRSLSTRGRESIVVATGVYFRPQVKQRGAPKRGKKGGRAKKTGQDSPDFTKEKNYFLEVDSFELLEESPSPKNFSTWTMGAKQVAAVHDLPAILERWKISKLVSQCGSSQHLFKIMETPFSVPSVLGSCGSSNNLTDKTPERDLRTKLPSKFGSYKESRKPELVSNSSIRNLVDNSIVASFDSLSIKEKEVENGICENAEILQEVHVSSESKKATQIDASQFTTSDGEYLKAFDQLLMICRQSAPISLGEVFSRHCELSSIAKIGEGTYGEAFKAGQTVCKVVPIDGDLLVNGEVQKKSEEVLEEVMLSLTLNSLRGRQKETNTKNACSGFIETKDFCICRGPYDDGLISAWEDWDAVHGSENDHPKEFVENQCYIVFVLADGGKDLESFVLGNYDEARSLLVQATIALAVAESACEFEHRDLHWGNILLTDTKDTSTNFTLHGKKMGAKTFGLAISIIDFTLSRINTGEAILFLDLSADPGLFEGPKGDKQFETYRKMKDLTEDCWEGSFPKTNVLWLIYLVDILLTKKSFKRTAKDERDLRSFKKRLNEYGSATDSLSDTFFSDLLINDSE from the exons ATGGCTTCTCCGACGACAG GAGACGGAAGCGATCTCTGGGCGGAGATCGTCTCCCAAGGGGAGCAACCGCCGGCAGTGCCTCAAGTTGCTGTGGTTTACGAAAGAAGAAGGAGAACGGCCTCGGATACGAACCCTAAGCAAGTACAGAT ATGTAGACCGAGCAGGGAATGGCGAGTGAGCTTTGCCCCGACCAAGAGACCTAGCTGGAATCGATCCCTTTCCACCAG AGGAAGGGAAAGTATTGTAGTCGCAACGGGGGTGTATTTTAGACCCCAAGTCAAACAAAGAGGAGCACCCAAGAGAGGGAAGAAAGGAGGCAGAGCA AAGAAAACTGGCCAGGATTCTCCAGATTTCACAAAGGAGAAGAATTACTTCCTAGAGGTTGACTCCTTTGAGTTACTGGAAGAGAGTCCTTCTCCTAAGAATTTTAGCACCTGGACCATGGGTGCAAAACAAGTTGCGGCTGTGCATGATTTGCCTGCCATTTTAGAGAGATGGAAAATCTCAAAACTTGTTTCGCAATGTGGCTCTTCACAACATTTATTTAAAATCATGGAAACGCCATTTTCAGTTCCTTCTGTACTTGGCAGTTGTGGTTCCTCCAACAATTTGACTGATAAAACACCTGAAAGGGATTTGAGGACAAAGCTTCCGTCAAAGTTTGGTTCATACAAGGAAAGCCGTAAACCAGAACTGGTTTCAAATAGTTCAATTAGAAATTTGGTTGATAACAGCATTGTGGCTTCCTTTGATTCACTTAGCATAAAGGAAAAAGAAGTAGAAAATGGGATATGTGAAAATGCAGAAATCTTGCAAGAAGTGCATGTCTCCAGTGAGTCAAAAAAAGCTACTCAAATTGATGCATCACAATTTACGACATCCGATGGGGAATATCTGAAGGCATTTGACCAACTTCTGATGATTTGCCGACAATCTGCGCCAATCAGTCTTGGAGAAGTCTTCTCTAGACACTG TGAGTTGAGCAGTATTGCCAAAATTGGTGAAGGCACATATGGGGAGGCTTTCAAAGCTGGTCAAACTGTTTGCAAAGTAGTACCTATTGATGGAGATCTGTTAGTAAATGGAGAAGTTCAGAAG AAATCTGAGGAAGTGCTTGAGGAAGTTATGCTTTCTTTGACATTAAATAGCTTAAGAGGTAGACAAAAGGAAACTAACACTAAAAATGCATGCTCTGGCTTCATTGAAACAAAAGA TTTTTGCATCTGCCGAGGACCCTATGATGATGGATTGATTAGTGCTTGGGAAGATTGGGATGCAGTGCATGGTTCTGAAAATGATCATCCCAAAGAGTTCGTGGAGAATCAG TGCTATATAGTATTTGTACTTGCTGATGGCGGGAAAGATCTGGAAAGTTTTGTACTAGGTAACTATGATGAGGCTCGAAGTTTATTGGTGCAA GCTACTATTGCTTTGGCTGTGGCGGAAAGTGCTTGCGAGTTTGAACATCGAGATTTGCATTG GGGCAATATTCTTTTAACTGATACAAAAGATACTTCAACAAATTTTACTCTTCATGGAAAAAAGATGGGAGCTAAGACATTTGGGTTAGCTATTTCAATAATAGATTTTACTCTCTCCCGTATCAATACTG GCGAAGCTATATTATTTCTTGACTTGTCTGCTGATCCTGGACTCTTTGAGGGTCCAAAAGGAGATAAACAA TTTGAAACATACCGCAAAATGAAAGACTTAACTGAAGACTGTTGGGAAGGAAG TTTCCCCAAGACCAATGTTCTCTGGTTAATATATCTTGTGGATATCTTGTTGACAAAGAAATCATTT AAACGAACAGCAAAGGATGAGAGAGATCTTCGTTCTTTCAAAAAACGTTTGAATGAATATGGATCTGCTACAGATTCTCTCTCTGATACTTTCTTCAGCGACTTGCTGATCAATGATTCAGAATGA
- the LOC121995569 gene encoding serine/threonine-protein kinase haspin homolog isoform X3, translating to MASPTTGDGSDLWAEIVSQGEQPPAVPQVAVVYERRRRTASDTNPKQVQIPSREWRVSFAPTKRPSWNRSLSTRGRESIVVATGVYFRPQVKQRGAPKRGKKGGRAKKTGQDSPDFTKEKNYFLEVDSFELLEESPSPKNFSTWTMGAKQVAAVHDLPAILERWKISKLVSQCGSSQHLFKIMETPFSVPSVLGSCGSSNNLTDKTPERDLRTKLPSKFGSYKESRKPELVSNSSIRNLVDNSIVASFDSLSIKEKEVENGICENAEILQEVHVSSESKKATQIDASQFTTSDGEYLKAFDQLLMICRQSAPISLGEVFSRHCELSSIAKIGEGTYGEAFKAGQTVCKVVPIDGDLLVNGEVQKKSEEVLEEVMLSLTLNSLRGRQKETNTKNACSGFIETKDFCICRGPYDDGLISAWEDWDAVHGSENDHPKEFVENQCYIVFVLADGGKDLESFVLGNYDEARSLLVQATIALAVAESACEFEHRDLHWGNILLTDTKDTSTNFTLHGKKMGAKTFGLAISIIDFTLSRINTGEAILFLDLSADPGLFEGPKGDKQFETYRKMKDLTEDCWEGSFPKTNVLWLIYLVDILLTKKSFKRTAKDERDLRSFKKRLNEYGSATDSLSDTFFSDLLINDSE from the exons ATGGCTTCTCCGACGACAG GAGACGGAAGCGATCTCTGGGCGGAGATCGTCTCCCAAGGGGAGCAACCGCCGGCAGTGCCTCAAGTTGCTGTGGTTTACGAAAGAAGAAGGAGAACGGCCTCGGATACGAACCCTAAGCAAGTACAGAT ACCGAGCAGGGAATGGCGAGTGAGCTTTGCCCCGACCAAGAGACCTAGCTGGAATCGATCCCTTTCCACCAG AGGAAGGGAAAGTATTGTAGTCGCAACGGGGGTGTATTTTAGACCCCAAGTCAAACAAAGAGGAGCACCCAAGAGAGGGAAGAAAGGAGGCAGAGCA AAGAAAACTGGCCAGGATTCTCCAGATTTCACAAAGGAGAAGAATTACTTCCTAGAGGTTGACTCCTTTGAGTTACTGGAAGAGAGTCCTTCTCCTAAGAATTTTAGCACCTGGACCATGGGTGCAAAACAAGTTGCGGCTGTGCATGATTTGCCTGCCATTTTAGAGAGATGGAAAATCTCAAAACTTGTTTCGCAATGTGGCTCTTCACAACATTTATTTAAAATCATGGAAACGCCATTTTCAGTTCCTTCTGTACTTGGCAGTTGTGGTTCCTCCAACAATTTGACTGATAAAACACCTGAAAGGGATTTGAGGACAAAGCTTCCGTCAAAGTTTGGTTCATACAAGGAAAGCCGTAAACCAGAACTGGTTTCAAATAGTTCAATTAGAAATTTGGTTGATAACAGCATTGTGGCTTCCTTTGATTCACTTAGCATAAAGGAAAAAGAAGTAGAAAATGGGATATGTGAAAATGCAGAAATCTTGCAAGAAGTGCATGTCTCCAGTGAGTCAAAAAAAGCTACTCAAATTGATGCATCACAATTTACGACATCCGATGGGGAATATCTGAAGGCATTTGACCAACTTCTGATGATTTGCCGACAATCTGCGCCAATCAGTCTTGGAGAAGTCTTCTCTAGACACTG TGAGTTGAGCAGTATTGCCAAAATTGGTGAAGGCACATATGGGGAGGCTTTCAAAGCTGGTCAAACTGTTTGCAAAGTAGTACCTATTGATGGAGATCTGTTAGTAAATGGAGAAGTTCAGAAG AAATCTGAGGAAGTGCTTGAGGAAGTTATGCTTTCTTTGACATTAAATAGCTTAAGAGGTAGACAAAAGGAAACTAACACTAAAAATGCATGCTCTGGCTTCATTGAAACAAAAGA TTTTTGCATCTGCCGAGGACCCTATGATGATGGATTGATTAGTGCTTGGGAAGATTGGGATGCAGTGCATGGTTCTGAAAATGATCATCCCAAAGAGTTCGTGGAGAATCAG TGCTATATAGTATTTGTACTTGCTGATGGCGGGAAAGATCTGGAAAGTTTTGTACTAGGTAACTATGATGAGGCTCGAAGTTTATTGGTGCAA GCTACTATTGCTTTGGCTGTGGCGGAAAGTGCTTGCGAGTTTGAACATCGAGATTTGCATTG GGGCAATATTCTTTTAACTGATACAAAAGATACTTCAACAAATTTTACTCTTCATGGAAAAAAGATGGGAGCTAAGACATTTGGGTTAGCTATTTCAATAATAGATTTTACTCTCTCCCGTATCAATACTG GCGAAGCTATATTATTTCTTGACTTGTCTGCTGATCCTGGACTCTTTGAGGGTCCAAAAGGAGATAAACAA TTTGAAACATACCGCAAAATGAAAGACTTAACTGAAGACTGTTGGGAAGGAAG TTTCCCCAAGACCAATGTTCTCTGGTTAATATATCTTGTGGATATCTTGTTGACAAAGAAATCATTT AAACGAACAGCAAAGGATGAGAGAGATCTTCGTTCTTTCAAAAAACGTTTGAATGAATATGGATCTGCTACAGATTCTCTCTCTGATACTTTCTTCAGCGACTTGCTGATCAATGATTCAGAATGA